Proteins encoded by one window of Actinocorallia herbida:
- a CDS encoding mycofactocin-coupled SDR family oxidoreductase codes for MGRVEGKVAFITGAARGQGRSHAVRLAEEGADIIAVDICHDIETNMYPLATPEDLQETARLVEKLGRRVVAVQADVRDRSQLTAALERGVAELGGLDVVVAQAGIMPSHGEPPTMTGWIDVVDTNLLGVINASHASIPHLKEGGVIIATGSAAAFMTGMQIAQPGKDPGGAGYQYAKRALSEFIHELARNLAPRSIRANAVHPTNCNTDMLNSEPMYKAFRPDLENPTREDALPAFPAQQAMPIPYIEPVDISNAVVYLASEEARYVTGLQLRVDGGSYLKFHDFHV; via the coding sequence ATGGGCCGAGTAGAAGGCAAGGTCGCTTTCATCACCGGAGCCGCGCGCGGACAGGGCCGCAGCCACGCGGTCCGGCTCGCCGAAGAAGGCGCCGACATCATCGCCGTGGACATCTGCCACGACATCGAGACCAACATGTACCCGCTGGCGACCCCCGAGGACCTCCAGGAGACCGCCCGCCTCGTGGAGAAGCTCGGCCGCCGCGTCGTGGCGGTCCAGGCCGACGTCCGCGACCGCTCCCAGCTGACCGCCGCGCTGGAGCGGGGTGTCGCCGAGCTCGGCGGGCTCGACGTGGTCGTCGCCCAGGCCGGGATCATGCCGTCGCACGGCGAGCCGCCGACCATGACCGGCTGGATCGACGTCGTCGACACCAACCTCCTCGGCGTCATCAACGCCTCGCACGCCTCCATCCCGCACCTCAAGGAAGGCGGCGTCATCATCGCCACCGGCTCGGCCGCGGCGTTCATGACGGGCATGCAGATCGCCCAGCCCGGCAAGGACCCGGGCGGCGCCGGCTACCAGTACGCCAAGCGCGCCCTGTCGGAGTTCATCCACGAGCTGGCCCGCAACCTCGCGCCCCGCTCGATCCGCGCCAACGCGGTGCACCCGACCAACTGCAACACCGACATGCTCAACAGCGAGCCGATGTACAAGGCGTTCCGGCCCGACCTGGAGAACCCGACCCGCGAGGACGCCCTCCCGGCGTTCCCGGCACAGCAGGCCATGCCGATCCCCTACATCGAGCCCGTCGACATCAGCAACGCGGTCGTCTACCTCGCGTCTGAGGAGGCCCGCTACGTCACCGGCCTCCAGCTCCGCGTGGACGGCGGCTCGTACCTGAAGTTCCACGACTTCCACGTCTGA
- a CDS encoding aldehyde dehydrogenase family protein has protein sequence MTKLGERMFIGGELVAAAGGRTFDNINPATEEVIGAVPEASAADVERAIASARRAFDTTSWSTDVELRRRCLVQLRDALRANVEELRGLVVAEIGVPVMLTGGIALEAAIGYFDHYIGLLDTYEFERVLPAKDIFGGPSERIIRREAAGVVAAITPWNYPFYLNICKVGAALAAGCTVVLKPAPDSPWSALALGAIAAEHTDLPAGVFNVVTTSDTRVASLLTSHPDVDAVTLTGSTVTGRRVMAAAADTVKRVTLELGGKSAAVLLDDAPLEAIIPGLAGGVCTHAGQGCTQLTRLLVPRSRLDDAVGLAAAVMPNIPWGDPTDPKNLMGPVINAAQRDSIHRFYESAAKDGRVVVGGKPTERFDRGYFVEPTLITDIDPKASVAQEEIFGPALVVLPYDDDEDALRVADGTIFGLSAAVFSADTDRAMAMARRFRTGTVSVNGAQWFDVESPFGGYKQSGIGREWGTEGLEDFLEVKTISRPPVAG, from the coding sequence GTGACCAAACTCGGTGAGCGCATGTTCATCGGCGGCGAGCTGGTCGCCGCCGCCGGAGGACGCACGTTCGACAACATCAACCCGGCCACGGAAGAGGTCATCGGCGCGGTGCCCGAGGCGTCGGCCGCCGACGTCGAGCGCGCGATCGCCTCCGCCCGCCGCGCCTTCGACACCACGAGCTGGTCCACCGACGTGGAGCTGCGCCGCCGCTGCCTCGTCCAGCTCCGCGACGCCCTGCGCGCGAACGTCGAGGAGCTGCGCGGCCTGGTCGTCGCCGAGATCGGCGTGCCCGTCATGCTCACCGGCGGGATCGCGCTGGAGGCCGCGATCGGCTACTTCGACCACTACATCGGACTGCTCGACACCTACGAGTTCGAGCGCGTCCTGCCGGCCAAGGACATCTTCGGCGGGCCGAGCGAGCGGATCATCCGGCGCGAGGCGGCCGGGGTCGTCGCCGCGATCACCCCGTGGAACTATCCGTTCTACCTGAACATCTGCAAGGTCGGCGCGGCGCTCGCGGCGGGCTGCACGGTCGTGCTGAAGCCCGCCCCGGACTCGCCGTGGAGCGCGCTCGCGCTGGGCGCCATCGCGGCCGAGCACACCGACCTGCCCGCCGGCGTGTTCAACGTGGTCACCACCAGCGACACCCGGGTGGCCTCCCTGCTCACCTCGCATCCCGACGTCGACGCCGTCACCCTCACCGGCTCGACCGTCACCGGCCGCCGGGTCATGGCCGCGGCCGCCGACACGGTCAAGCGGGTCACCCTGGAGCTGGGCGGCAAGTCCGCCGCGGTGCTCCTGGACGACGCCCCGCTCGAGGCGATCATCCCGGGCCTCGCCGGGGGCGTCTGCACGCACGCGGGCCAGGGCTGCACCCAGCTCACCCGGCTCCTCGTGCCCCGCTCCCGCCTGGACGACGCGGTCGGCCTCGCCGCCGCCGTCATGCCGAACATCCCGTGGGGCGACCCGACCGACCCGAAGAACCTGATGGGCCCGGTCATCAACGCCGCCCAGCGCGACAGCATCCACCGCTTCTACGAGTCCGCGGCGAAGGACGGCCGCGTGGTCGTCGGGGGTAAGCCCACCGAGCGCTTCGACCGCGGCTACTTCGTGGAGCCCACCCTCATCACCGACATCGACCCCAAGGCGTCGGTCGCCCAGGAGGAGATCTTCGGCCCCGCCCTCGTCGTGCTGCCCTACGACGACGACGAGGACGCCCTCCGCGTCGCCGACGGCACCATCTTCGGCCTGTCCGCCGCGGTGTTCAGCGCGGACACCGACCGGGCGATGGCCATGGCCAGGCGGTTCCGCACCGGCACCGTCAGCGTCAACGGCGCCCAGTGGTTCGACGTCGAGTCCCCCTTCGGCGGCTACAAGCAGAGCGGCATCGGCCGCGAATGGGGCACCGAGGGCCTTGAGGACTTCCTCGAGGTCAAGACCATCTCCCGTCCCCCCGTCGCGGGCTGA
- a CDS encoding ferredoxin: protein MKVRVDGELCQGHTLCAMNAPALFALRDEDGHAYALHEDVPAELEGEAKEAVRSCPEQAVVLF, encoded by the coding sequence ATGAAGGTTCGCGTCGACGGAGAACTGTGCCAGGGGCACACCCTCTGCGCCATGAACGCGCCCGCGCTGTTCGCGCTGCGCGACGAGGACGGCCACGCGTACGCGCTGCACGAGGACGTCCCGGCCGAGCTGGAAGGCGAGGCCAAGGAAGCCGTCCGTTCCTGTCCCGAGCAGGCCGTCGTCCTGTTCTGA
- a CDS encoding NAD(P)-dependent oxidoreductase has protein sequence MSALRLGFVGAGRMGGQMVRRLLAAGHEVTVLEASEEARAELAAAGAKATANVADLADAQMVGVCVHTDAQVRSVCLDGGLIDTLAEGAALIVHTTCSPRTVELLGGYAAKRGIAVVDAAISGGPHDIAAGTITLLVGGTAEAFAQVRPFLAAYGDPILHLGALGDGQRIKLLNNAVFAANIGIVGQAVAVAAQLGVAETALLQALEHGSGASRALAGIAGRGSVAGFASAVAEFLGKDLTVVRETAADLGADLGALNDAHAVLAPLLWPAQDA, from the coding sequence ATGAGCGCGCTCAGGCTCGGCTTCGTGGGCGCGGGCCGGATGGGCGGCCAGATGGTCCGGCGGCTGCTCGCCGCGGGCCACGAGGTGACCGTCCTCGAGGCGTCCGAGGAGGCCCGCGCGGAACTCGCCGCCGCGGGCGCCAAGGCCACCGCGAACGTCGCCGACCTCGCCGACGCCCAGATGGTCGGCGTGTGCGTGCACACCGACGCCCAGGTCCGGTCGGTCTGCCTCGACGGCGGGCTCATCGACACCCTCGCCGAAGGCGCCGCGCTCATCGTGCACACCACGTGCAGCCCCCGGACCGTCGAGCTGCTCGGCGGGTACGCGGCCAAGCGCGGGATCGCCGTCGTGGACGCCGCGATCAGCGGCGGCCCGCACGACATCGCCGCCGGGACGATCACCCTCCTCGTCGGCGGCACGGCCGAGGCGTTCGCGCAGGTCAGGCCGTTCCTCGCCGCGTACGGCGACCCCATCCTGCACCTCGGCGCGCTCGGCGACGGCCAGCGGATCAAGCTGCTCAACAACGCGGTCTTCGCCGCGAACATCGGCATCGTCGGCCAGGCCGTCGCCGTCGCCGCGCAGCTCGGCGTCGCCGAGACCGCCCTGCTCCAGGCGCTGGAGCACGGCAGCGGCGCCAGCCGGGCGCTCGCCGGGATCGCCGGGCGCGGCTCGGTCGCCGGGTTCGCCTCCGCCGTCGCGGAGTTCCTCGGCAAGGACCTCACCGTCGTCCGCGAGACGGCGGCCGACCTCGGCGCCGACCTCGGCGCGCTGAACGACGCGCACGCGGTCCTCGCCCCCCTGCTCTGGCCCGCCCAGGACGCCTGA
- a CDS encoding acyl-CoA dehydrogenase family protein, with product MTDTTMESVESFRLRARAWLAAHMPRRDAEAEAAELPEDDIGDWLRARELQQLLYSGGFAGICFPKEYDGLGLTPAHQLAFNEESAGYEMPLALNLPSFAICAATILDCGTEEQKRDRIGGAIRGEEILCQFLSEPSGGSDLAGLITRADRDGDDFVINGSKTWSTSAYAADWALCLARTNWDVPKHRGLTMFLMPTKAPGITMNRVRMVNGSLEFCDEFFDNVVLPASAVVGEVDGGWAVASRQLFHERNSMGGGSPYVSGQRDKGGMSHVTPFDVAAVSGRSADPRVREMVGRSLVMEKVAEQTATRVTRGIASGALPPTAASLLRLLHAEYSQLNDDLAVRIAGSRIGFGEAGGQGPTGRASIGYLMRQGGSLGGGSTEMARNVISERVLGMPREAALDRDVPFNQVKRGR from the coding sequence ATGACCGACACCACGATGGAGAGCGTCGAGTCGTTCCGCCTCCGCGCGCGGGCCTGGCTCGCCGCGCACATGCCGCGCCGGGACGCCGAGGCGGAGGCCGCCGAACTCCCCGAGGACGACATCGGCGACTGGCTGCGGGCCCGCGAACTCCAGCAGCTGCTGTACAGCGGCGGGTTCGCCGGGATCTGCTTCCCCAAGGAGTACGACGGCCTGGGCCTGACCCCGGCGCACCAGCTCGCCTTCAACGAGGAGAGCGCCGGCTACGAGATGCCGCTGGCGCTGAACCTCCCCTCGTTCGCCATCTGCGCGGCGACGATCCTGGACTGCGGCACCGAGGAGCAGAAGCGCGACCGGATCGGCGGGGCCATCCGGGGCGAGGAGATCCTCTGCCAGTTCCTGTCCGAGCCCAGCGGCGGCTCCGACCTGGCCGGCCTGATCACCAGGGCCGACCGGGACGGTGACGACTTCGTGATCAACGGCTCCAAGACCTGGAGCACCTCGGCCTACGCCGCGGACTGGGCGCTGTGCCTGGCCCGCACCAACTGGGACGTGCCGAAGCACCGCGGCCTCACCATGTTCCTGATGCCGACCAAGGCACCGGGCATCACGATGAACCGCGTCCGCATGGTCAACGGCTCTTTGGAGTTCTGCGACGAGTTCTTCGACAACGTCGTCCTGCCCGCGTCCGCGGTCGTCGGCGAGGTCGACGGCGGCTGGGCGGTCGCGTCCCGGCAGCTCTTCCACGAGCGCAACTCGATGGGCGGCGGCTCCCCGTACGTCAGCGGTCAGCGCGACAAGGGCGGCATGTCCCATGTCACCCCGTTCGACGTCGCCGCGGTGTCGGGCCGCTCCGCCGACCCGCGGGTGCGCGAGATGGTCGGCCGCAGCCTCGTCATGGAGAAGGTCGCCGAGCAGACCGCGACGCGGGTCACCCGCGGGATCGCCTCGGGCGCGCTGCCGCCCACCGCGGCCTCTCTCCTGCGCCTGCTGCACGCCGAGTACTCCCAGCTGAACGACGACCTCGCCGTGCGGATCGCCGGATCCCGGATCGGGTTCGGCGAGGCCGGGGGGCAGGGCCCCACCGGCCGCGCCTCGATCGGCTACCTCATGCGCCAGGGCGGCAGCCTCGGCGGCGGCAGCACCGAGATGGCACGCAACGTCATCAGCGAGCGGGTCCTCGGCATGCCCCGGGAGGCCGCGCTCGACCGCGACGTCCCGTTCAACCAGGTCAAGCGCGGACGCTGA
- a CDS encoding class I adenylate-forming enzyme family protein, protein MNLSMILDMVADGLGDRVLVGDPVSGLTGAGLRDRARAGAAKLHAEGADRLVYLGPNGPAFPVALFAASLAGVPFLPVNYRLGAEQLADIMARQDAPLVVTDTPERVPGARTLGVAEFLALPASDHGSDAALTTDPESVAVLLMTSGTTAAPKSAVLRHQNLTAYLFGSVEFASVPDTDATLVSVPPYHIAAVANALSNLYSGRRIVYLDQFTPAGWLDTVGSQRVTHAMVVPTMLARIVAELRDRDVPGPECLKSLSYGGAKVAAEVVEEALTRFPGTGFVNAYGLTETASSIAVLGPDDHRTAIEAADPDVRARLGSVGRALPSVEIEVQGEDGTPCAPGVVGDIVVRGPQVAGEYLEAGSKVRGDGWFPTRDRGYLDAEGYLFVRGRADDTIIRGGENIAPAEIEDVLSGHPAVADAVVAGVPDLEWGQQIGAFVIVRPGRTVDAEELRAWVRERLRGSKTPRYVEFLAEFPVNPTGKVLRRDLVALVHPDASVSA, encoded by the coding sequence ATGAACCTCTCGATGATCCTGGACATGGTCGCAGACGGCCTGGGCGACCGGGTCCTCGTCGGTGACCCCGTCAGCGGGCTCACCGGCGCCGGGCTGCGCGACCGTGCCAGGGCCGGTGCCGCGAAACTCCACGCGGAGGGCGCCGACCGGCTGGTCTACCTCGGCCCGAACGGCCCGGCGTTCCCCGTCGCGCTGTTCGCGGCGAGTCTCGCCGGGGTGCCGTTCCTGCCGGTCAACTACCGGCTGGGCGCCGAGCAGCTCGCCGACATCATGGCCCGGCAGGACGCTCCCCTCGTCGTCACCGACACCCCCGAGCGGGTGCCCGGCGCGCGGACCCTCGGCGTCGCGGAGTTCCTCGCGCTGCCCGCGAGCGACCACGGGTCCGACGCGGCCCTGACGACCGACCCCGAGTCCGTGGCCGTCCTGCTCATGACGAGCGGGACGACCGCGGCCCCCAAGAGCGCGGTGCTGCGGCATCAGAACCTCACCGCCTACCTGTTCGGCTCGGTGGAGTTCGCCTCGGTGCCCGACACCGACGCGACCCTGGTGAGCGTGCCGCCGTACCACATCGCGGCCGTCGCCAACGCGCTGTCGAACCTCTACAGCGGACGCCGGATCGTCTACCTGGACCAGTTCACGCCCGCCGGCTGGCTGGACACCGTCGGGAGCCAGCGTGTGACGCACGCGATGGTGGTCCCGACCATGCTGGCCAGGATCGTCGCCGAACTGCGCGACCGCGACGTGCCGGGCCCGGAGTGCCTGAAGTCGCTGTCCTACGGCGGTGCGAAGGTCGCGGCCGAGGTCGTCGAGGAGGCGCTGACGCGGTTCCCCGGCACGGGGTTCGTCAACGCCTACGGGCTCACCGAGACCGCGTCCTCGATCGCCGTCCTGGGGCCCGACGACCACCGCACCGCGATCGAGGCCGCGGACCCCGACGTCCGGGCCAGGCTCGGATCGGTCGGCAGGGCGCTGCCGTCGGTCGAGATCGAGGTGCAGGGCGAGGACGGGACGCCCTGCGCGCCCGGCGTCGTCGGCGACATCGTCGTGCGCGGGCCGCAGGTGGCCGGGGAGTACCTGGAGGCGGGCAGCAAGGTCCGCGGGGACGGCTGGTTCCCCACCCGTGACCGCGGCTACCTCGACGCCGAGGGCTACCTCTTCGTCCGGGGGCGCGCCGACGACACGATCATCAGGGGCGGCGAGAACATCGCGCCCGCCGAGATCGAGGACGTGCTGAGCGGGCATCCCGCCGTCGCCGACGCGGTCGTGGCGGGCGTGCCCGACCTGGAGTGGGGCCAGCAGATCGGCGCCTTCGTCATCGTCCGGCCCGGCCGGACCGTGGACGCCGAGGAACTGCGGGCCTGGGTCCGCGAGCGCCTCCGGGGCTCGAAGACCCCGCGCTACGTCGAGTTCCTCGCCGAGTTCCCGGTGAACCCGACCGGTAAGGTCCTCCGCCGCGACCTCGTCGCCCTCGTGCACCCCGACGCCTCGGTCTCCGCCTAG
- a CDS encoding SDR family NAD(P)-dependent oxidoreductase, whose amino-acid sequence MNLEGASALVVGGAGGFGEATVRRLVQAGAVVVVADMAEDKGKALEADLGGDKVRFLATDVTSEESVAAAVAAAQSLGTLRVSVIVHGGPAAGRRMVNRNGEFYPLETFRKTTDIFLGGTYNVLAQSAAAMTKNEPLESGQRGVVIMTASIAGFESQVGQTDYAAAKGGVISLTLAAARDLAPTGVRVMSIAPGTFFTPAFRMAEEDAQAKWGPGVPNPKRMGHVDEYARLALHIVDNDYLNGEVIRVDGAVRFNV is encoded by the coding sequence ATGAATCTGGAAGGCGCATCCGCCCTCGTCGTCGGCGGGGCCGGCGGCTTCGGTGAGGCGACCGTGCGGCGGCTGGTGCAGGCCGGCGCGGTCGTGGTGGTCGCGGACATGGCCGAGGACAAGGGCAAGGCCCTGGAAGCCGACCTCGGCGGGGACAAGGTGCGCTTCCTGGCCACCGACGTCACCAGCGAGGAGTCCGTGGCGGCGGCGGTCGCCGCGGCGCAGTCGCTCGGCACGCTGCGGGTCTCGGTGATCGTGCACGGAGGGCCCGCAGCGGGCCGCCGGATGGTGAACCGGAACGGCGAGTTCTACCCGCTGGAGACTTTTCGGAAGACCACCGACATCTTCCTGGGCGGCACCTACAACGTGCTCGCCCAGTCGGCCGCGGCGATGACCAAGAACGAACCCCTGGAGTCGGGGCAGCGCGGCGTCGTCATCATGACCGCGTCGATCGCGGGCTTCGAGTCGCAGGTCGGGCAGACCGACTACGCGGCGGCCAAGGGCGGCGTCATCAGCCTGACCCTCGCCGCGGCCCGTGACCTCGCGCCGACCGGCGTGCGCGTCATGTCGATCGCGCCCGGCACGTTCTTCACGCCCGCGTTCCGGATGGCCGAGGAGGACGCCCAGGCCAAGTGGGGCCCCGGCGTGCCCAACCCCAAGCGGATGGGCCATGTCGACGAGTACGCGCGGCTCGCGCTGCACATCGTGGACAACGACTACCTGAACGGCGAGGTGATCCGCGTCGACGGCGCGGTCCGCTTCAACGTCTAG
- a CDS encoding cytochrome P450: MSTEEERSADAERKKHVISLDRHSPRYRVEFEELATEFHGKCPVAWNDTHDGYWFASGNKELFDIARRADVLSNDHDVTGTKRGYRGINIPPPPAGQARRGGFLEMDPPEQRYYRQALNPYLSPAAVARWKPVIEELTRACLDEKIESGQIDFVDDLANIVPAVFTLAMLGLPLKDWDIYCEPTHAAVYTRPNTPEADRVRQLQMEMGVTLMKSVYDIRDNPKPGLVHELLTVEINGYRPDDNEIFGVLGLLIGGGFDTTTALTAHALEWLSENPEERDRLSRERDTLLDSATEEFLRFYTPAQGDGRTISESCVINGTEFEEGDRIWLSWAMANRDETVFEDPHNVHLDRKGNRHASFGLGIHRCIGSNVARAVFKIMLAAVLDRMPDFVCTPGGGVHYDTTGIINGMKHLPATFTPGKRLGPGLVETIARMQAVCDEQRLAEPVTVRAATAKL, from the coding sequence TTGAGCACCGAGGAAGAGCGGTCCGCGGACGCGGAGCGCAAGAAGCACGTCATCAGCCTGGACCGGCACTCGCCGCGGTACCGCGTCGAGTTCGAGGAGCTCGCCACGGAGTTCCACGGCAAGTGCCCGGTCGCCTGGAACGACACGCACGACGGCTACTGGTTCGCCAGCGGCAACAAGGAGCTGTTCGACATCGCGCGGCGCGCGGATGTGCTGTCGAACGACCACGACGTCACCGGCACCAAGCGGGGCTACCGCGGGATCAACATCCCGCCGCCCCCGGCCGGCCAGGCCCGCCGCGGCGGCTTCCTGGAGATGGACCCGCCGGAGCAGCGGTACTACCGGCAGGCCCTGAACCCCTACCTGTCGCCCGCGGCGGTGGCCCGGTGGAAGCCGGTCATCGAGGAGCTGACCCGCGCCTGCCTCGATGAGAAGATCGAGTCCGGGCAGATCGACTTCGTCGACGACCTGGCCAACATCGTCCCGGCGGTGTTCACCCTGGCGATGCTGGGGCTGCCGCTCAAGGACTGGGACATCTACTGCGAGCCCACCCACGCCGCCGTCTACACCCGGCCGAACACGCCGGAGGCGGACCGGGTGCGGCAGCTCCAGATGGAGATGGGCGTGACGCTCATGAAGAGCGTCTACGACATCCGGGACAACCCCAAGCCCGGCCTGGTCCACGAGCTGCTGACCGTCGAGATCAACGGCTACCGGCCGGACGACAACGAGATCTTCGGTGTGCTCGGGCTGCTCATCGGCGGAGGGTTCGACACCACCACCGCGCTGACCGCGCACGCCCTGGAGTGGCTGTCGGAGAACCCCGAGGAGCGCGACCGGCTGAGCCGGGAGCGGGACACGCTGCTGGACAGCGCGACCGAGGAGTTCCTCCGGTTCTACACCCCCGCCCAGGGCGACGGCCGCACCATCTCCGAGAGCTGCGTCATCAACGGGACGGAGTTCGAGGAGGGCGACCGGATCTGGCTGTCGTGGGCGATGGCCAACCGGGACGAGACGGTCTTCGAGGACCCGCACAACGTCCACCTGGACCGCAAGGGCAACCGGCACGCCAGCTTCGGCCTCGGCATCCACCGGTGCATCGGGTCCAACGTGGCGCGCGCGGTGTTCAAGATCATGCTCGCCGCGGTGCTCGACCGGATGCCCGACTTCGTGTGCACGCCCGGCGGCGGGGTGCACTACGACACCACCGGCATCATCAACGGGATGAAGCACCTCCCGGCGACCTTCACCCCCGGAAAGCGGCTCGGACCGGGCCTGGTGGAGACGATCGCCCGGATGCAGGCTGTCTGCGACGAGCAGCGCCTCGCCGAACCCGTCACCGTCCGCGCCGCGACGGCCAAGCTCTAG
- a CDS encoding NAD(P)-dependent oxidoreductase — protein sequence MSDVASVGFIGLGSQGAPMARRIIEAGFPTTLWARRPETLEPFADTAASIAVSPAEVGAASDLACVCVLDDAGVEEVVSGPNGLLEGMRPGGVIAVHSTVHPETCARLAERAAERGVGLVDAPVSGGGPAAEVGSLLVMAAGEAGTVERCRPVFATYGDPIVHLGPVGAGQRAKLINNLLLAANLGVAESAFALARELGVDPAQLAVVLSRGSGSSFATGMLPRAGFVLAPMGGKAGPLLQKDARIVAELAEANGVKASSVFAAADAALESMGCAR from the coding sequence ATGAGCGACGTGGCGTCCGTCGGGTTCATCGGACTCGGCAGCCAGGGCGCGCCGATGGCGCGCCGCATCATCGAGGCGGGCTTCCCGACCACGCTGTGGGCGCGCCGCCCCGAGACCCTCGAGCCCTTCGCGGACACCGCGGCCTCGATCGCGGTCTCGCCCGCCGAGGTCGGCGCCGCCAGCGACCTCGCGTGCGTCTGCGTCCTCGACGACGCGGGGGTCGAGGAGGTCGTCTCCGGCCCGAACGGGCTGCTGGAGGGCATGCGCCCCGGCGGTGTGATCGCGGTGCACAGCACCGTCCATCCCGAGACCTGCGCCCGGCTCGCCGAGCGCGCGGCCGAGCGCGGCGTCGGCCTGGTCGACGCCCCGGTCAGCGGCGGCGGACCCGCCGCCGAGGTGGGCAGCCTCCTGGTGATGGCGGCCGGAGAGGCCGGGACCGTCGAGCGCTGCCGGCCGGTCTTCGCGACCTACGGCGACCCGATCGTGCACCTCGGCCCCGTCGGCGCCGGACAGCGGGCCAAGCTGATCAACAACCTGCTGCTGGCCGCCAACCTCGGAGTCGCCGAGAGCGCCTTCGCGCTGGCCCGCGAGCTGGGCGTCGACCCGGCGCAGCTCGCCGTGGTGCTGTCCCGCGGCTCGGGCTCGAGCTTCGCGACGGGCATGCTGCCCCGCGCCGGATTCGTGCTCGCCCCGATGGGCGGCAAGGCGGGCCCGCTGCTCCAGAAGGACGCCCGCATCGTCGCCGAACTCGCCGAGGCGAACGGCGTCAAGGCATCTTCGGTCTTCGCCGCCGCCGACGCCGCCCTGGAGTCGATGGGCTGCGCCCGATGA
- a CDS encoding CaiB/BaiF CoA transferase family protein — protein MQGVRVIEVAQFTFVPSAGAVLADWGADVIKIEHAEKGDAQRGLVKVYGQSVVDDASTFAPIMDGPNRGKRSLGLSLEKPESKAILAELVRGADVFLTNFLPGARKRLGIDVEDIRALNPEIVYASGTSFAHSGPESDNGGYDGTAFWARAGNADSSTPPGYDRIISQPGGAFGDNIGGMTIAGGIAAALFARSQGQGAPTVDISLLGVGAWANQLNVNMALLAGAPLPKYDPRQAQAVPNPLSNNYLTADGRWLSLIMLQPGRYWADFCVKVGRPDLATDERFDTAEKLTANSAEAVAIIKDLLLQRTKDEWVKAFEDMEGQWSVVQNNFEVGHDPALRGIGQIADVVDAEGRTQKLVASPVQFDREPIRLKRAPQFAEHTDEILRELGLSDEELITLKIAGAVT, from the coding sequence ATGCAAGGCGTCCGGGTCATCGAGGTCGCCCAGTTCACCTTCGTGCCGTCGGCCGGCGCCGTCCTCGCGGACTGGGGCGCCGACGTCATCAAGATCGAGCACGCGGAGAAGGGCGACGCCCAGCGCGGTCTGGTGAAGGTCTACGGCCAGAGCGTCGTGGACGACGCCTCCACCTTCGCGCCGATCATGGACGGCCCCAACCGCGGCAAGCGCAGCCTCGGCCTGTCCCTGGAGAAGCCCGAGTCCAAGGCGATCCTCGCCGAGCTGGTCCGCGGCGCCGACGTCTTCCTCACCAACTTCCTGCCGGGCGCCCGCAAGCGGCTCGGCATCGACGTCGAGGACATCCGCGCGCTCAACCCCGAGATCGTCTACGCGTCCGGCACCAGCTTCGCGCACAGCGGCCCCGAGTCCGACAACGGCGGCTACGACGGCACCGCCTTCTGGGCCCGCGCGGGCAACGCCGACAGCTCCACCCCGCCCGGCTACGACCGGATCATCTCCCAGCCCGGCGGCGCCTTCGGCGACAACATCGGCGGGATGACGATCGCCGGCGGCATCGCCGCCGCGCTGTTCGCCCGCAGCCAGGGTCAGGGCGCGCCCACCGTGGACATCTCCCTGCTCGGCGTGGGCGCCTGGGCCAACCAGCTCAACGTGAACATGGCGCTGCTCGCGGGCGCCCCGCTGCCCAAGTACGACCCGCGCCAGGCGCAGGCGGTGCCGAACCCCCTGTCGAACAACTACCTGACCGCCGACGGCCGGTGGCTCAGCCTGATCATGCTCCAGCCGGGTCGCTACTGGGCGGACTTCTGCGTGAAGGTCGGCCGCCCCGACCTCGCGACCGACGAGCGCTTCGACACCGCGGAGAAGCTGACGGCGAACTCCGCCGAGGCCGTCGCGATCATCAAGGACCTCCTGCTCCAGCGCACCAAGGACGAGTGGGTCAAGGCCTTCGAGGACATGGAGGGCCAGTGGTCGGTCGTCCAGAACAACTTCGAGGTCGGCCATGACCCGGCGCTGCGCGGGATCGGCCAGATCGCCGACGTCGTCGACGCCGAGGGCAGGACCCAGAAGCTCGTCGCCAGCCCCGTCCAGTTCGACCGGGAGCCGATCCGCCTCAAGCGGGCCCCCCAGTTCGCCGAGCACACCGACGAGATCCTGCGCGAGCTCGGCCTCAGCGACGAGGAACTGATCACGCTGAAGATCGCGGGTGCCGTCACATGA
- the fdxA gene encoding ferredoxin, whose amino-acid sequence MAYVVAQPCVDVLDRSCVDACPVDCIYPGERMAYIQPDECVDCGACEQVCPVGAIYYEEDLPEDWGTYTRINAEVFIEVGALGGASGMATDALPDHELVAALPRKEASA is encoded by the coding sequence GTGGCCTATGTGGTGGCCCAGCCCTGTGTCGACGTTCTCGACAGATCCTGTGTGGACGCCTGTCCGGTCGACTGCATCTACCCGGGCGAGCGGATGGCCTACATCCAGCCCGACGAGTGCGTCGACTGCGGCGCCTGCGAGCAGGTGTGCCCCGTGGGGGCCATCTACTACGAGGAGGACCTCCCGGAGGACTGGGGGACCTACACCAGGATCAACGCGGAGGTCTTCATCGAGGTGGGGGCGCTCGGTGGCGCGTCCGGCATGGCGACGGACGCTCTGCCCGACCACGAACTCGTCGCGGCCCTGCCGCGCAAGGAGGCAAGCGCATGA